The Kordia sp. SMS9 genome window below encodes:
- a CDS encoding L-threonylcarbamoyladenylate synthase, producing MAEFIKLYNENPNPREIKKVVDILRNGGLVIYPTDTVYGLGCDITNTKALERIARIKGVKLEKANFSFICNDLSHISDYIRQIDTRTYKILKKALPGPYTFILPGNNNLPKVFKKKKTVGIRVPNNTIARTIVSELGNPIVSTSIRDEDDIIEYTTDPELILEKWDNLVDAVIDGGYGDNVASTIIDLSGYEPEIIREGKGDIDIIL from the coding sequence ATGGCAGAATTCATCAAATTATATAACGAAAACCCGAATCCGAGGGAAATCAAAAAAGTCGTGGACATTCTTCGCAATGGCGGTTTGGTGATTTACCCAACGGATACGGTATATGGTTTGGGTTGCGACATCACCAATACAAAGGCATTGGAACGAATAGCAAGAATAAAAGGCGTAAAGCTCGAAAAGGCAAACTTTTCGTTCATCTGTAACGATTTAAGCCATATTAGCGATTACATTCGTCAAATTGATACACGCACCTATAAAATCCTAAAAAAGGCATTGCCAGGTCCATATACGTTTATCCTTCCGGGAAATAACAATCTACCAAAAGTATTTAAAAAGAAAAAAACAGTCGGAATTCGTGTGCCAAACAATACTATTGCGCGAACGATTGTGAGCGAATTGGGAAATCCGATTGTATCAACGTCTATTCGTGATGAAGATGATATTATTGAATACACCACCGATCCTGAATTGATTTTAGAAAAATGGGACAATCTTGTCGATGCCGTAATTGATGGTGGTTATGGAGATAATGTTGCTTCTACGATTATTGATTTATCAGGTTATGAGCCTGAAATTATCCGTGAAGGAAAAGGTGATATTGATATCATTCTATAA
- the mltG gene encoding endolytic transglycosylase MltG: protein MKKFKIIGIIVVIAIVVVGIFIYPKASMYFYGKKTASNTEKIAFYVPTGATFEEVLNELKAKEIIENIEKFQEYATLRNLKESTLEAGKYVFPKNVPYSKVVEDLRQGNGEKEAQVTFNNARTKQELAEKIALTVEVTAEDILNLILDENFTSKYGFTPTTINTMFIPNTYNVYWDISAEDLIAKLAKEYKRFWTPERKAKAKALNLSQTEVSTLASIVVCETIMMDEAPKIAGVYVNRLRRGIPLDADPTLVWILGDFTIKRVLNKYKEFDSPYNTYMYKGLPPGPIYIPSVQYIDAVLNYEKHDYIFFCAKEDFSGYSNFAKTNRQHEINARKYHKALNERKIYR, encoded by the coding sequence ATGAAGAAATTTAAAATCATTGGAATTATAGTAGTAATTGCAATTGTTGTGGTAGGAATCTTTATCTATCCAAAAGCTTCCATGTATTTCTATGGAAAAAAGACAGCTTCTAATACCGAAAAAATAGCATTCTACGTGCCAACAGGTGCTACTTTTGAAGAAGTTTTGAACGAATTGAAAGCAAAAGAAATCATTGAAAATATCGAAAAATTTCAAGAATATGCCACGCTTCGAAATCTAAAAGAAAGTACATTAGAAGCTGGAAAATATGTGTTTCCTAAAAATGTTCCATACAGTAAAGTCGTGGAAGATTTGCGTCAAGGAAATGGTGAAAAAGAAGCGCAAGTCACGTTTAACAATGCACGAACGAAACAAGAACTTGCAGAAAAAATTGCGCTAACGGTAGAAGTAACTGCGGAAGACATCCTAAATTTGATTTTGGACGAAAATTTTACAAGCAAATATGGTTTTACACCAACCACCATCAACACGATGTTTATTCCAAATACGTACAATGTGTATTGGGATATTTCCGCAGAAGATTTAATTGCGAAACTTGCCAAAGAATACAAACGTTTTTGGACACCTGAGCGAAAAGCGAAAGCCAAAGCGCTCAATTTATCACAGACAGAAGTTTCTACGCTGGCTTCCATTGTAGTGTGCGAAACGATTATGATGGACGAAGCTCCTAAAATTGCGGGTGTGTATGTAAACCGTTTGCGACGTGGAATTCCACTAGATGCCGATCCGACGTTGGTTTGGATTTTGGGCGATTTTACCATCAAAAGAGTCTTAAACAAATACAAAGAATTCGATTCGCCTTACAACACATACATGTACAAAGGCTTGCCGCCAGGACCAATTTACATTCCGTCTGTGCAATACATTGACGCTGTGTTGAATTATGAAAAGCACGATTATATCTTTTTCTGTGCGAAAGAAGACTTTTCAGGCTATTCCAATTTTGCCAAAACAAATCGTCAACATGAAATCAATGCGCGTAAATATCACAAAGCGCTGAATGAACGTAAAATCTATCGTTAA
- a CDS encoding FAD-binding oxidoreductase produces MANYNRRDFAKLVVLGGIGYTVFACAEDAKKEKPTTTKTTKEAAPTMPELLPENIKLYQKADAEYQELTVRFNKRLQQSPTYIAHCFTTKGVSDAVKFANYKDLKVVVKSGGHSFEGFSSSDDGLVVDVSAMKKMDWTPDHSLTVETGCILKELYDEMLPKQRILPSGSCATVGIAGLTLGGGYGFFSRKYGLTCDSLQAITIVDGQGNILHESGTSAILKACKGGGNGNFGIVTKMRFRTYQAPKFFQAFRCKSYKLDTQRAKELLQTWFRYTKNLPNTAFAAFVLNGKTLTILITNYSDDDKGVLEMYNALKEISDKATIGSKRPLAKALKTFYGVQHPIYFKNACAGLYKDFSEIEGCIDYVISKVISSRGLIYQVNTLGGNIDLEASEKRSVFPHRSYPYLSELQSYWDKPSQEASRLAAFQEVQDRFYKHGIRAHYRNYPDINFKDFETAYYGKYLPELKKIKQQLDPDNRIQHPQSISV; encoded by the coding sequence ATGGCAAACTACAACAGAAGAGACTTTGCAAAATTGGTCGTTTTAGGTGGAATTGGGTATACGGTTTTCGCGTGTGCAGAGGATGCTAAAAAAGAAAAACCAACTACTACAAAAACGACTAAAGAAGCAGCGCCTACCATGCCTGAATTGCTGCCAGAAAACATAAAACTCTATCAAAAAGCAGATGCTGAATATCAAGAATTAACGGTTCGCTTTAACAAACGATTGCAACAATCGCCCACATATATTGCACACTGTTTTACCACAAAAGGCGTGTCTGATGCAGTAAAATTCGCCAATTATAAAGATTTAAAAGTCGTTGTAAAAAGTGGCGGACATAGCTTTGAAGGTTTCTCGAGTAGCGACGATGGTTTGGTCGTAGATGTTTCTGCGATGAAAAAAATGGATTGGACGCCCGATCACAGTCTCACTGTAGAAACAGGTTGTATCTTAAAAGAATTGTACGATGAAATGTTACCAAAACAACGCATTTTGCCATCAGGTTCCTGTGCTACGGTTGGTATTGCAGGCTTAACGCTTGGTGGCGGCTATGGTTTTTTTAGTCGCAAATATGGTTTGACTTGCGATAGTTTGCAAGCAATTACCATTGTAGATGGACAAGGAAACATTCTTCACGAAAGTGGTACTTCTGCAATATTGAAAGCTTGTAAAGGCGGCGGAAATGGAAACTTCGGAATTGTTACAAAAATGCGATTTAGAACCTATCAAGCACCCAAATTCTTTCAGGCATTTCGTTGTAAATCGTATAAACTAGACACCCAAAGAGCCAAAGAATTACTGCAAACTTGGTTTCGCTATACCAAAAATCTTCCCAATACCGCATTTGCAGCTTTTGTGTTGAACGGGAAAACTTTGACGATTCTCATTACGAATTATTCTGATGACGATAAAGGTGTGCTAGAAATGTACAATGCGCTCAAAGAAATCTCGGATAAAGCCACGATTGGAAGCAAACGCCCGTTGGCAAAGGCATTGAAAACTTTTTACGGTGTGCAGCATCCTATTTATTTTAAAAACGCTTGCGCGGGATTGTACAAAGATTTTTCAGAAATAGAAGGTTGTATAGACTATGTCATTTCCAAAGTCATTTCGTCTCGCGGATTGATTTATCAAGTGAATACGCTTGGCGGGAATATTGACTTGGAAGCTTCCGAAAAACGTTCGGTATTTCCACATAGAAGCTATCCGTATTTGTCAGAATTGCAGTCTTATTGGGACAAACCATCGCAAGAAGCTAGTAGATTAGCGGCGTTTCAAGAAGTACAAGATCGTTTCTACAAACACGGAATTCGCGCACATTATCGTAACTATCCAGATATTAATTTTAAAGATTTTGAAACGGCTTACTACGGAAAGTATCTTCCAGAACTGAAAAAAATTAAACAACAACTCGATCCTGACAATCGCATTCAGCACCCGCAAAGTATTTCTGTTTAG
- a CDS encoding OmpA family protein, producing the protein MKKILLLAATASIVLTSCVSKKDFVDLEANYKETKDLLNSATVKLNACLEEKASATAKAEAMEGQVADLRRANSDLKEANQGLIENTKDMTVLTTKGAENLEKSLESMKEKDLKITRLQDALNKKDSVTLAIVSSLKKAVGIDDPDIEINVEKGVVFISIADKLLFKSGSYNVTSRAKEVLAKVAKVVKSKPDFECMVEGHTDNVPYKKGDILLDNWDLSVKRSTAIIRVLQELGVDPGKLIAAGRSFYVPLVENDTPTNRAKNRRTRIVVLPKIDQFYDMIEKEMKNLSAEGK; encoded by the coding sequence ATGAAGAAGATTCTTTTATTGGCAGCCACCGCTTCCATTGTATTAACCTCGTGTGTTTCTAAAAAAGATTTCGTTGATTTAGAAGCCAATTACAAAGAAACCAAAGATTTATTAAACTCAGCTACAGTGAAGCTGAATGCTTGTTTGGAAGAAAAAGCGTCTGCAACTGCAAAAGCAGAAGCGATGGAAGGACAAGTTGCTGATTTGAGAAGAGCAAACAGCGACTTAAAGGAAGCAAACCAAGGATTGATTGAAAACACAAAAGATATGACTGTTTTAACGACCAAAGGTGCTGAAAACCTTGAAAAGTCGTTAGAAAGTATGAAAGAGAAAGATTTAAAAATTACACGTTTGCAAGACGCCTTGAACAAAAAAGACAGTGTAACCTTAGCAATTGTTTCTAGCTTGAAGAAAGCCGTTGGAATTGACGATCCGGATATTGAAATTAATGTTGAAAAAGGAGTTGTTTTTATTTCTATTGCAGATAAGTTATTGTTTAAGAGCGGAAGCTACAACGTAACATCAAGAGCGAAAGAGGTATTGGCGAAAGTAGCGAAAGTGGTAAAGAGCAAACCAGATTTTGAATGTATGGTTGAAGGTCACACAGACAATGTTCCATACAAAAAAGGCGATATTTTACTGGATAACTGGGATTTAAGTGTGAAACGTTCTACAGCTATCATTCGTGTGTTGCAAGAATTGGGTGTTGATCCAGGCAAATTAATTGCTGCAGGTAGAAGTTTTTATGTTCCGTTGGTAGAAAATGACACACCAACAAACCGAGCTAAAAACAGACGAACTCGAATTGTCGTGTTACCTAAAATTGATCAATTTTACGATATGATTGAAAAAGAAATGAAAAATCTTTCTGCAGAAGGAAAGTAA
- a CDS encoding glycosyltransferase family 2 protein: protein MNIAVVILNWNGKELLAQFLPKVVAFSKDATVYVADNASADDSIGYVEANFPTVNIIRNAENGGYAKGYNDALPQVSADIFCLLNSDIEVTENWLAPIRSEFESNPETAIIQPKILDFKQKTHFEYAGAAGGFIDKYGYPYCRGRMFHTLEEDTGQYNDNKEIFWASGACLFIRKNVFEELKGFDSAFFAHQEEIDLCWRAFNLGYKTKYISESVVYHVGGATLESTNPQKTYLNFRNSLCMLAKNLPKGKIVSIIFSRLVLDGIAAIQFLFQLKFKHFASIIKAHFHFYARFPKMVKKRGTQQQNQYFGQKSIVYSYFMKGKKHYSDL from the coding sequence ATGAACATCGCCGTCGTCATACTCAACTGGAATGGAAAAGAACTGTTGGCGCAGTTTTTACCCAAAGTCGTCGCATTTTCTAAAGATGCAACGGTGTATGTGGCGGATAACGCTTCCGCAGATGATTCCATAGGCTATGTTGAAGCTAATTTTCCCACTGTCAACATCATACGCAATGCAGAAAATGGCGGGTATGCCAAAGGCTATAATGACGCACTTCCGCAAGTGTCAGCAGATATTTTCTGTTTGTTAAATTCTGATATTGAAGTTACTGAAAACTGGCTCGCTCCTATTCGATCGGAATTTGAATCAAACCCAGAAACGGCGATCATTCAGCCAAAAATTCTAGATTTTAAACAAAAAACACATTTTGAATATGCTGGTGCCGCTGGCGGATTTATTGACAAATACGGCTATCCATATTGCCGCGGACGTATGTTTCATACTTTAGAAGAAGATACGGGACAATACAACGACAATAAGGAAATTTTCTGGGCTTCGGGCGCATGTTTGTTTATTCGGAAAAATGTATTTGAAGAACTAAAAGGTTTTGATTCAGCCTTTTTTGCGCATCAAGAGGAAATTGATTTGTGTTGGCGTGCGTTCAATTTGGGTTATAAAACGAAATATATTTCCGAAAGTGTGGTATATCATGTTGGTGGTGCAACCTTAGAAAGTACAAATCCACAAAAAACCTACTTGAACTTTAGAAACTCGCTGTGCATGTTGGCGAAGAATCTCCCGAAAGGGAAAATAGTTTCCATCATATTTTCACGCTTGGTATTGGATGGAATTGCGGCGATTCAGTTTTTGTTTCAGTTGAAATTTAAACACTTTGCTTCCATCATCAAAGCACATTTTCACTTTTATGCACGTTTCCCAAAAATGGTTAAAAAACGTGGAACGCAGCAACAAAATCAGTATTTTGGTCAGAAATCTATTGTGTATTCCTATTTCATGAAAGGAAAAAAGCACTATTCTGACTTATAA
- a CDS encoding type I restriction enzyme HsdR N-terminal domain-containing protein, with protein sequence MELLNFPKYSFRFKNRENKIYIFDAIRKKFVVLTPEEWVRQHTVQFLMQEKKYPISLINVEKELTFNDLKKRYDIVIFNSDGSIFLVVECKRSAITINQETFDQIARYNLILNAEYLMVTNGMHHYYCTMDYEAQQYHFLREIPEYQL encoded by the coding sequence ATGGAACTCTTGAATTTTCCAAAATATTCGTTCCGCTTCAAAAATAGGGAAAATAAAATCTATATTTTTGATGCGATTCGGAAAAAGTTTGTGGTGTTGACTCCCGAAGAATGGGTACGACAACATACCGTGCAATTTTTGATGCAAGAAAAAAAGTATCCGATCAGCTTGATAAATGTTGAGAAAGAACTCACATTCAACGATTTAAAAAAGCGATACGACATTGTAATTTTCAATTCGGATGGAAGTATTTTTTTAGTGGTTGAATGTAAACGAAGCGCCATCACGATCAATCAGGAAACTTTTGATCAAATTGCGCGCTACAACCTAATTTTAAATGCGGAATATTTAATGGTCACCAACGGAATGCATCATTATTATTGCACCATGGATTACGAAGCGCAACAGTATCATTTTTTACGAGAAATTCCAGAGTATCAGTTGTGA
- the holA gene encoding DNA polymerase III subunit delta, with product MEEAKQIVVDIQKGNIKPIYFLMGEEAYYIDKIAEYIEDNVLSEADKGFNQMVLYGRDVSVDDIVANAKRYPMMAERQVVIVKEAQDLSRTIDKLEAYFLNPQPSTVLVICYKYKKLAKNKKVYKAAAKNGIVYESKKLYENQVADWIRRVLAGKKYQITPKAAQMLVEFLGTNLSKIDNELEKLKLILPVGSEITPVIVEENIGISKDYNNFELRKAIGDRDVTKAFRIITYFAENPKDNPTVVTVSLLFNFFSQLLQYHGLRDQNPRNVASALRINPYFVKEYQAAARNYPMKRVSGIITTLREMDVKSKGVGASNLSNGDLLKELLVRIMN from the coding sequence ATGGAAGAAGCGAAACAGATTGTCGTCGATATACAGAAAGGAAACATTAAACCTATTTATTTTTTAATGGGTGAAGAAGCCTATTATATTGATAAGATTGCCGAATATATTGAAGATAATGTATTGTCGGAAGCCGATAAAGGCTTTAACCAAATGGTGTTGTACGGACGCGATGTTTCGGTGGATGATATTGTGGCAAATGCCAAACGTTATCCAATGATGGCAGAACGACAAGTGGTCATTGTGAAAGAAGCACAAGATTTGTCGCGCACGATTGATAAGTTGGAAGCGTATTTTTTGAATCCACAACCGTCAACCGTTTTGGTGATTTGCTACAAATACAAAAAGCTGGCGAAAAATAAAAAAGTATACAAAGCTGCAGCGAAAAACGGAATCGTCTACGAAAGCAAGAAATTGTACGAAAATCAAGTTGCCGATTGGATTCGTAGAGTGTTGGCAGGAAAAAAGTATCAAATTACGCCAAAAGCTGCGCAAATGTTGGTGGAGTTTTTAGGAACGAATTTGAGCAAGATTGATAACGAACTGGAAAAGTTAAAATTGATTTTACCTGTTGGAAGCGAAATTACACCTGTAATCGTAGAAGAAAACATCGGAATCAGCAAAGATTACAACAATTTTGAGTTGCGAAAAGCGATTGGCGATCGTGATGTTACGAAAGCCTTCCGAATTATCACGTATTTTGCTGAAAACCCGAAGGACAATCCCACAGTAGTTACAGTTTCGTTGTTGTTTAATTTCTTCTCACAATTATTGCAATATCATGGGTTGCGCGATCAAAACCCGCGAAATGTAGCTTCTGCCTTGCGCATCAATCCGTATTTTGTGAAAGAATACCAAGCTGCTGCTAGAAACTATCCAATGAAAAGAGTGAGCGGTATTATAACTACCTTACGCGAAATGGACGTAAAAAGTAAAGGTGTTGGCGCGAGTAATTTATCCAATGGCGATTTGTTGAAAGAGTTGTTGGTTCGGATTATGAATTAG
- a CDS encoding AAA family ATPase, translated as MIKIDRHKIVKPKHKIAKPKFFFSKEYERLLQEINDFYGLHKNSRAQRTFTEGYIAGEVSEALAEVFDEKCALCESHLRRGKPGFESYLHRFRPMNYAQGFDSKEVSEDHYWWLTYEWENLYLVCHSCQRFKSNIFPVNGKRAAIKTAHSEISKKENAFLIDPCTEDPSQFFDFDLEKYEIIPKKVESYPNFLMISDEFSAQIEDNIQRAKATIKILGLNRKDLMYERQGIADTIDQEVKILLNTENKAQSIDSKNLSHDIEKIANEWNEILLGNSKKNHLAFRERLISRYLEGYTKLQNIVSNLITSKESFFNQIPEQQQQQQQQQQQQQQQQQQQQQGNVPPKPAPTEQNRGGDVFESISFPLEETEKGYTRDKTKAPKTKKAIFKKKDSQYYASILKNVYLDKIVLKNFKCFSDLTLQLPSYADNTSIEPWLVFLGENGVGKSSVLKAIAIALMGQEYLDTLGITVDDVLKYGKQSGHIKVYGKGNEEEYSVTFSRKTNELVASMQQPPAFIIGYGSTRLLPIGNLQPEKNHPSYLKVKNLFDSSVSLSNAKEWFLNSNRKTFNQVSITLKNLLLLDDLDAIRRSPTKGEIYIKYHHSGDQINIDHLSDGYKSIFAVAIDMIYTLSQENVVYELAEGIVLIDEIGTHLHPRWKMEIVERLRNTFPKIQFLITTHEPLCLRGLKENEVVVLKRNEENVIIAISDLPDPSSLRIDQLLTSEYFGLNSTMDIKTEALFNKYYTLLAIDKADRSEEEQTKLEELQEEVKSIKYMRFGNDIREEIIYQVVDELLAKNMRNQNLRMDVKDIKQEAIDRVKNLWKKLDQKQ; from the coding sequence GTGATTAAAATAGACAGACATAAAATAGTAAAACCCAAACATAAAATAGCAAAACCCAAATTCTTTTTTTCTAAAGAATACGAACGCTTGCTACAAGAAATCAATGATTTTTATGGCTTGCACAAAAACTCTCGTGCACAACGTACCTTTACAGAAGGTTATATTGCGGGAGAAGTCTCCGAAGCACTTGCGGAAGTTTTTGATGAAAAATGTGCACTTTGTGAATCACATTTACGAAGAGGAAAACCTGGTTTTGAAAGCTATCTACACCGCTTTCGCCCGATGAATTATGCACAAGGTTTTGACAGCAAAGAAGTTTCAGAAGATCATTATTGGTGGCTTACCTATGAATGGGAAAATTTATATTTGGTCTGTCACAGTTGCCAACGATTTAAATCGAATATATTTCCTGTCAATGGAAAGCGCGCGGCAATCAAAACAGCACATTCAGAAATTTCAAAGAAAGAAAATGCCTTTCTAATTGATCCGTGTACGGAAGATCCAAGTCAGTTTTTTGATTTTGATTTGGAAAAATATGAGATCATACCCAAAAAAGTAGAATCGTATCCAAATTTTTTAATGATTAGTGATGAATTTTCTGCTCAAATAGAAGACAATATCCAGCGAGCGAAAGCCACTATTAAAATTCTGGGATTGAATCGTAAAGACTTAATGTATGAGCGACAAGGTATTGCAGATACGATTGATCAAGAAGTGAAGATTTTACTTAATACGGAAAACAAGGCACAATCAATTGATTCAAAAAACCTGTCCCACGATATAGAAAAAATCGCCAATGAATGGAATGAAATTCTATTAGGAAATTCTAAAAAAAATCATCTTGCATTCAGAGAAAGACTCATATCTAGGTATTTAGAAGGTTACACTAAACTTCAAAATATAGTTTCCAATTTAATTACCAGTAAAGAATCTTTTTTCAATCAAATACCTGAACAACAACAACAACAACAACAACAACAACAACAACAACAACAACAACAACAACAACAACAGCAAGGAAATGTTCCGCCAAAACCAGCACCGACAGAACAAAATCGCGGTGGAGATGTTTTTGAATCCATATCCTTTCCGCTAGAAGAAACCGAAAAAGGATATACAAGAGATAAAACGAAAGCGCCCAAAACGAAAAAAGCAATTTTTAAAAAAAAGGATAGTCAATATTATGCGAGCATTCTCAAAAATGTATATCTCGATAAAATTGTGTTGAAAAATTTCAAGTGCTTTTCCGATTTGACTTTACAGCTACCGAGTTATGCAGACAATACCAGTATTGAACCGTGGCTGGTATTTTTAGGGGAAAATGGTGTGGGAAAAAGTTCGGTACTCAAAGCCATTGCCATTGCATTGATGGGACAAGAATATCTAGATACACTAGGAATTACAGTGGATGATGTATTAAAATACGGAAAACAAAGCGGTCACATTAAAGTATATGGAAAAGGCAATGAAGAAGAATACAGCGTGACATTCAGTAGAAAAACAAACGAATTGGTGGCAAGTATGCAACAACCGCCAGCGTTTATAATTGGTTATGGTTCTACGCGGTTGTTGCCAATTGGCAATTTGCAACCCGAAAAAAATCATCCAAGTTATTTAAAGGTGAAAAACCTGTTTGATTCGTCTGTTTCACTGTCAAATGCAAAAGAATGGTTTTTAAACAGCAATCGAAAAACATTCAATCAAGTGTCGATTACGTTGAAAAATCTGTTACTGTTAGATGATTTAGACGCGATCAGAAGAAGTCCAACAAAAGGAGAAATTTACATCAAATATCATCATTCGGGCGATCAAATTAATATTGATCATTTAAGTGATGGTTACAAATCTATATTTGCTGTGGCAATTGATATGATTTATACGCTTTCGCAGGAAAATGTCGTCTACGAATTGGCAGAAGGTATTGTACTGATTGATGAAATTGGCACACACTTACATCCGCGATGGAAAATGGAAATTGTAGAACGTTTGCGCAATACCTTTCCGAAAATTCAATTCTTAATCACTACGCATGAACCCTTGTGTTTACGTGGATTAAAAGAAAATGAAGTCGTCGTTTTAAAACGTAATGAAGAAAATGTTATCATTGCTATTAGCGATTTACCCGATCCGAGTAGTTTACGGATCGATCAACTATTAACTTCTGAATATTTTGGACTGAACAGTACAATGGATATTAAAACCGAAGCACTTTTCAACAAATATTACACCTTACTTGCCATTGACAAAGCAGACAGATCAGAAGAAGAACAAACCAAATTAGAAGAACTCCAAGAAGAAGTAAAAAGCATTAAATACATGCGTTTCGGAAACGATATCCGCGAAGAAATCATCTATCAAGTGGTGGACGAATTGCTTGCTAAAAACATGCGCAATCAAAACTTACGAATGGATGTAAAAGATATCAAGCAAGAAGCCATTGACAGAGTCAAAAATCTTTGGAAAAAATTAGATCAAAAGCAGTAG
- a CDS encoding RimK family alpha-L-glutamate ligase, with product MKPIDIVILTDNRYTNPIERDAYIDNILLEDQLVQDALEAAGFIVKRLAWDDATFDWNLTKYALFRTTWDYFDRFDEFSIWLEKVSRETTLLNSAKMIYWNIDKHYLQDLAKKDVAIVPTYFMEKGDTRSLAEIHKELSWTETVVKPCVSGAARHTYKLNLTNIGEHENIYKELIMKEAMMLQPFMHQIVTKGEISLIVINGKYTHSILKKAKKGDFRVQDDFGGSVHEYQASKEEIEFAEKAVQACIELPIYARVDMIWDNKNKLAISELELIEPELWFRYNHDAATQLAKGIKEINS from the coding sequence ATGAAACCCATTGATATTGTCATTCTTACAGACAATCGCTATACAAACCCAATAGAACGCGATGCATATATTGATAATATCTTATTGGAAGATCAACTAGTGCAAGATGCGTTGGAAGCAGCAGGTTTTATTGTAAAAAGACTTGCTTGGGATGATGCTACTTTTGATTGGAACTTGACAAAATACGCGCTTTTTAGAACGACTTGGGATTATTTTGATCGCTTTGACGAGTTTTCAATTTGGTTGGAAAAGGTAAGTCGAGAAACAACATTGTTGAATTCTGCTAAGATGATTTATTGGAATATTGACAAACACTATCTGCAAGATTTAGCCAAAAAAGATGTGGCAATTGTGCCAACCTACTTTATGGAAAAAGGCGATACACGTTCGTTAGCAGAGATTCACAAAGAACTTTCTTGGACAGAAACCGTCGTAAAACCTTGTGTTTCAGGCGCAGCGCGACATACATATAAGTTGAATCTAACAAATATTGGCGAGCATGAAAACATATACAAAGAACTGATCATGAAAGAAGCGATGATGTTGCAACCGTTTATGCATCAAATTGTAACCAAAGGTGAAATATCTTTAATAGTAATCAACGGAAAATATACACATTCGATCTTAAAAAAAGCCAAAAAAGGCGATTTCAGAGTACAAGATGATTTCGGGGGAAGCGTTCACGAATATCAAGCCTCCAAAGAAGAAATTGAATTTGCAGAAAAAGCCGTGCAAGCCTGTATTGAATTGCCTATATATGCACGCGTAGATATGATTTGGGACAACAAAAATAAACTCGCCATCTCAGAATTAGAATTGATAGAACCTGAATTGTGGTTTCGTTACAACCATGATGCAGCTACACAATTGGCGAAAGGAATTAAAGAAATCAATTCATAA
- a CDS encoding GIN domain-containing protein gives MKKILIVLILIGNFAAAQVKGNKKIITRTFPLENIQKIKINFYAKVTIDPSAEEGMTITTDENVMDLIGKEVVDNTLYLDQKEWISPSQATIMIGAPNLRHVVTGTHDVTKIINVNNDYLQLTAPIGTISIEGKTKEFRLGVELAKVDASKLVAENAFVNIWSWGNAKVNVINTLDAEVKNSGKLIYVNSPKKLKKKTRKEGRIVSVETSDRIKNPDAEWIHFKIKNNNSKRNNFFVVGPKKDGSKFGYGFPMMPNTTRKENWTVGTKIYKVNRLGFRKLLITIKKEDEDTTVKLF, from the coding sequence ATGAAAAAGATACTAATCGTACTAATTTTAATAGGAAACTTCGCTGCGGCACAAGTCAAAGGAAATAAAAAAATCATCACGCGTACATTTCCGCTTGAGAATATTCAGAAGATTAAGATCAATTTTTACGCGAAAGTTACGATTGATCCTTCTGCGGAAGAAGGAATGACAATAACTACGGATGAAAATGTCATGGATTTGATTGGAAAAGAAGTCGTTGATAACACACTGTATTTAGATCAAAAAGAATGGATTTCACCATCGCAAGCTACCATTATGATTGGTGCGCCAAATTTACGACATGTAGTAACAGGCACACACGATGTCACGAAAATCATCAATGTAAACAACGATTATTTACAACTCACTGCACCAATTGGAACGATTAGTATAGAAGGAAAAACCAAAGAATTCCGTTTAGGTGTCGAACTCGCAAAAGTAGACGCTTCAAAATTGGTAGCAGAAAATGCCTTTGTCAACATTTGGAGTTGGGGAAATGCAAAAGTAAATGTAATCAACACGCTAGATGCAGAGGTAAAAAATAGCGGAAAATTGATCTATGTAAATTCTCCTAAAAAACTGAAAAAGAAAACACGAAAAGAAGGCCGTATTGTAAGTGTGGAAACTTCAGATCGTATTAAAAATCCGGATGCAGAGTGGATTCATTTCAAAATAAAAAACAATAATTCGAAAAGAAATAACTTCTTTGTAGTTGGTCCAAAAAAAGATGGTTCTAAGTTTGGCTATGGTTTCCCAATGATGCCAAATACAACCCGAAAAGAAAATTGGACGGTTGGCACTAAAATATACAAAGTCAACCGATTAGGATTCCGAAAACTATTAATTACCATCAAAAAAGAAGATGAAGATACGACGGTAAAACTATTTTAA